A window of Solanum stenotomum isolate F172 chromosome 9, ASM1918654v1, whole genome shotgun sequence genomic DNA:
ataacgatcaattaaacaaaaaagTCATGACTATAAGCATAAACATGCCTATATTattcactaattatttatttaaatggaACAACTGCTAACTTTAAATAGTGAAATTAAATATTCTCATATATATAGTAAGCTtattaaataaacataaaattaaattacatatgCCACAAATTTATTAGATCAAATGCCACCACCGCCGAAACCTTCACCGACCCCAAATCCAAAACCACTACCACCATTCTCTCCACCACCTCCACCGCCACCGCCGCTACCGCCTAAGCCGGACCCATGGCCACTACCAaagccaaatccaaatccacCACCGTTTCCGCCACTAAAACCACCACCTCCACCGCCACCACCACCTCCGCCGCCACTACTGCCGCCAGCTCCTCCGATAATCTGACCAAATCCTAAGCCATTTACACCAGCTGGGATCTCAAAAACTGTAGCTACTGCATCTCCTAGGAGTATTCTAGCTGATGTGTCACGTGCAaatactcccaaaaatattagaaaaataaatgccTTTGAATATTGTGTTGACACTGCATGAAAATAAATGTACATCAtatataagtttttattttGGTGAGATTATTAAATAATGGAAATTATCTTGTTACAACAcgttaaataaatatatagtttaaaaCATTTATACTAATAGtctaaatattaaatttgaagAATCCTTACTTTTCATTCTTGGTGTTTGTATTTGTGTGGAAAAGATAAAAGAGATTTTTcaagatatatataattatacacAATGTCAAGAGTTTATATTGTAGAGATAAATTGCTGAAGATAATTAAATTCTCGATAATTAATGTGAGAACCAAAACTGAACATAAGTATTATATTTGTAACAGTAATATTTAATGGGTGAAAAATTATCCACTTaaaagttttcataaaattgaattataacgCACATTCTCTTCctctaattaattttctaaagGTTTTGAGCAAATCTAAAACTttatgataattcttttcttaccttaaac
This region includes:
- the LOC125877198 gene encoding putative glycine-rich cell wall structural protein 1, with amino-acid sequence MKMSTQYSKAFIFLIFLGVFARDTSARILLGDAVATVFEIPAGVNGLGFGQIIGGAGGSSGGGGGGGGGGGGFSGGNGGGFGFGFGSGHGSGLGGSGGGGGGGGENGGSGFGFGVGEGFGGGGI